CGattttgtaataaaatatttcattgattatttttaatttaagcgATTAACTAATGTAAATAAccattattttgataatcataCTACTCTGAGTAAAACTtgacaaaatttaataatttgaactaaaattttatatttataataaataaattaaattgtatattcatacgtaaatatgaatattcataacacaaaaaaaaaaaagaattagaaaaaagTCTTTTGTAGAATCACAAGTtcagaaaaacaaaattaagttaaatattattttaacagaatttttttaattattattagatAGGAAATTTCAgtaattaaacaattttttttccgaCAGGAATTATATACATGTAGATGTAGTGTACCAATTGTTGGGGTAAAAAAAGTGACCTAATTATTTAACTTTTGCTTTGATATAACACAAAAAAAGTGATTGATTGCCAccaaaataataaggaaaataaaagagattattttaagaaataattatattttttttttttaaaaaaaaaagacaaagagACAAAGTTCCCTAATTAAATGAAGGTGTTTAATTTGTAGTACATTTTggtgtcttttttttcttattgctATTAATGCAAATGAAACGTTAAACTAATTTTCCACACCTGCAAATGAATTAAATGCCACATTATATAAAACAGCTTTACTATTAATAAACcagacaaaataaataaaataaaataatataataaataaattacgtATATGTCACTTCTAGAGAACTAATTAGtggatattttaattataagaaataatagctccttaattttacataattaatgtGTATTAAGAGGACTTTGACTTGTCAAGTTTATTAAAACAGTGCATGTCCCTTTTTAATCAAAGACCTCGGGTTCGAGTTTtagcaacaaaataaaattttattcaaaacatcatttttgaaTGGATATGCAGTGCTAATTCGAATTTAATTGAAATTCTAATATTGACTTTTAACTCtgaagaaaaatcaataaaatatatatgtctcataattttttttaataatattttgatttattgagatTGTCTATTTAAGTAAAGTAGACAACACCTAAATATACAAACACACTTTAGGTATTTTCTAAATGTTAAAAAATTGTAACCAAATTTAGTCAATTTGCACATTATTGAAGTGATCAACTTTAGTCATCACCTATGATTAAGGTTGTTAGATATCTCCTTTGAAGGGTGTTTAAGaactttatatataaaaacaataaaaatcacACAagattttttgaataattatatgatataatttatcattttctgAATCATTTAATATAGTTTCGCTACATAAAATTCATCAAGAAAAAAGTGCTCCTATCAAAAATATCTTccatttcaaaaattaaaattcaaaatttctcaTTAAAAATTTTCgatcaaaaatttatttattttaaaaaataaaatataaaaaagggggcattttcttattttccaaATGCCAATCATATAAGTATCTGACTTGTGCTCCTTTTTGCCCAAACATgaggaaggaaaaaaaaaacacaacttgcactttcaaatttatttgtcTCAcaatattgtatatttttttttcgaaTTTATACCACTAAACAAAGTATCTAacgattaaaaaatatttgattctattttacgatattatttttttaaaatttatgtcatcaaataaaatatttgacaaTATAAAAATTGACTCGATCTTACTTTACTAAATCTTAGATAACGtatgatttaataaaatatgtatgaCTATTTAACTTGACGACCATAGTCATTAGTCAATATcacaattaataatataagaaatttataacagtaattatttttcttccttctaTTTATTTGACCCTTAATTGGTTCTTCCTTGCCCCCTTCTTTCATTTGTCCCTTTTATACTTTATTCTCTtgtctgaaaaaaaaaatttaaaatttttagcttTCTTCTTAATTCTTGCAAAATATTAAGAAActttttaatcttatattaaactaataaaatgGAGATTATGCCagaaaattcaacatttttggAGCTAACCATGTCTATTCCTGGATCTTCTTCTAATTCTTCATCTTTCCCTTCTTCTGgtaagtttaattaattatttatcactttttttgaatttatcactagagaattatatttattttttacaaaagctaaattttctatatagtttgatatttttaattagggactttttatatattctatagatgacatttttaattttcatcagTGACGAAATCAGAATTTTCAGTATGAGTGTTGGTATTAGATGCAATTTTAAGTTACTAAGTTTAAGTTCTGAATCtgtctctatttttttttttgacaaagagTGTTAAACTGACCACCTTTGTCGATCATAGCTTCTTTATTATATAATACATGTGTGAtgaattaattacttttaattatgttgatCTTTTCctatttgtaattatatatcttgtgttgattattttttttaattgatcatgAAGGTGAAGGGGGTGGTGGACGTTATAATATGATGAGAGAGCTTGATATAAATCAAATACCTTCAAATataaatgaagaagaaattagcatggaggaagaagaagaagaaagctctaataataataatattaatgggGCTCCAAGGAAAAAACTACGTTTAACAAAACAACAATCTTTTCTTCTTGAAGAAAGCTTTAGACAAAATCATACTTTGAATCCGGTAagtattgatattttttttttgtagtctGTTACGAAAGAATAATAACTTCTTTTTAGATTTTGTTCAGTCAAATtacatcatattttaaaattttatgatatatttttctttaaagaacAATAActtctttttagattttatgttCAGTCAAATtacatcatattttaaaattttatgtttattcaaacggttttttttttctcttcttaatGTAATGGTAAATAAATGCAGAAACAAAAGGAAGCTTTAGCCATGCAATTAAAGTTAAAGGCAAGGCAAGTTGAGGTTTGGTTTCAAAACCGTAGAGCAAGGtaccttttatatatatatatatatatatatatatatatatatatacacttttaTGACTATTTATTATTCTCTCTTgttaaagtcaaaatgttaGATACAAAATACGACTCGCTTCATTCAGTTTTATTTGTCATATAGATCGTAGTAATTTAGACCAgtcatatatttattaagaaaataataattgatatgaCTATTTTACGTACGtcctaaaaataatttgaaaaatttaatatcaaaggaaatgacttttttttatatgtaaaaaatgacaagtaaaaataacgGAATGTGTTAATTTTTGAGTTGTTACGTTACTAGTCTTCCAAGAAGACATTAGTTATTAATGCCTCAAAACCTTAAACAAC
The window above is part of the Solanum pennellii chromosome 5, SPENNV200 genome. Proteins encoded here:
- the LOC107020607 gene encoding homeobox-leucine zipper protein HOX3; amino-acid sequence: MEIMPENSTFLELTMSIPGSSSNSSSFPSSGEGGGGRYNMMRELDINQIPSNINEEEISMEEEEEESSNNNNINGAPRKKLRLTKQQSFLLEESFRQNHTLNPKQKEALAMQLKLKARQVEVWFQNRRARSKLKQTEMECEYLKRWFGSLSEQNRRLKKEVEELRAMKVGPPTVLSPHSCHPLPASTLTMCPHCERVTRTNVRD